In Lacrimispora indolis DSM 755, a genomic segment contains:
- a CDS encoding YbaN family protein, whose protein sequence is MQIKNILLTGFGFLFLGLGAIGLLLPVWPTTPFVLVSAACFSRTPLLRAWITSISFFREHIENYENRTGLSRKTVTISLSYLWGMLVLSMVVIQTVWISLMLFSIGTAVTLHILWISKAKQKKEGHES, encoded by the coding sequence TTGCAGATAAAAAACATTTTGCTCACAGGGTTCGGTTTTTTATTCCTGGGTCTTGGAGCGATCGGGCTTCTGCTGCCGGTCTGGCCTACGACCCCATTTGTTCTGGTTTCTGCCGCTTGCTTTTCCCGTACACCTCTTCTGAGAGCGTGGATTACAAGTATTTCATTTTTCAGAGAACACATAGAAAACTATGAAAACAGGACAGGCCTTTCGAGGAAAACGGTGACGATCAGTTTAAGCTACTTATGGGGAATGCTGGTGCTTTCCATGGTGGTAATTCAAACAGTCTGGATTTCACTTATGCTTTTTTCCATTGGCACTGCTGTAACGCTCCACATCCTCTGGATTTCCAAGGCTAAACAAAAAAAGGAGGGACATGAATCATGA